The Bacteroidia bacterium genome includes a window with the following:
- a CDS encoding type II toxin-antitoxin system HigB family toxin, with the protein MKVHLIKKQTIEDYVEEHAAGHSAFERWLSIILIADWEEPADILFTFGSADILGSGSNRVVFNIGGNNYRMICKYAFGKKMVHLFVCWMGTHAEYTRLCNTNMQFDINKY; encoded by the coding sequence ATGAAAGTTCATCTGATAAAGAAACAAACCATTGAAGATTATGTAGAGGAGCATGCTGCTGGCCATTCAGCATTTGAAAGGTGGCTTTCTATAATCTTAATAGCAGATTGGGAAGAACCTGCCGATATCCTTTTCACCTTTGGATCGGCTGATATTTTAGGCAGTGGGAGCAACAGAGTGGTCTTCAACATTGGAGGAAATAATTACCGGATGATCTGCAAATATGCATTTGGAAAAAAAATGGTACACCTATTTGTTTGCTGGATGGGAACACATGCTGAATACACCAGGCTGTGTAATACAAACATGCAGTTTGACATAAACAAATATTAA
- a CDS encoding transcriptional regulator, protein MKNKLKYAIIKTRQQYNEYCQQLETLASTGMDSKQDEIELLTFLIEKWDKEHSTFTEKDPVETLKYLMEENGLKAMNLMAILGVSKGMVSAILNYRKGLSKENIRKLAAYFKISQENFNKHYSLDSVLSK, encoded by the coding sequence ATGAAGAACAAACTGAAATACGCGATTATCAAGACCCGCCAACAGTACAATGAGTACTGTCAACAGCTTGAAACCTTGGCATCCACAGGAATGGATTCTAAACAGGATGAAATCGAACTCCTCACCTTTCTGATTGAGAAATGGGATAAGGAGCATAGCACCTTTACGGAAAAGGATCCTGTAGAGACTTTAAAATACCTGATGGAAGAGAATGGCCTCAAGGCCATGAACCTTATGGCAATTTTAGGAGTTTCAAAAGGAATGGTATCAGCAATTCTGAATTACCGAAAAGGTCTGTCTAAGGAGAATATCAGGAAGTTGGCTGCGTACTTTAAAATATCTCAGGAAAATTTTAACAAGCATTATTCGCTGGACAGCGTTTTATCGAAATAA